The Verrucomicrobiota bacterium genomic interval CAGGCGCGCCAGGCGCTTGCCGTGCAGGCGACGTTCTCCGACACCACAACGCAGGATGTCACCGAGAAAGCCACATACACCTTCGGCGACAAGACGCTCGTGAAGTTCGACAAAGGGGTCATGACTCCGCTCGCCGACGGCAAGACGGAGCTCGTGATCAAGTTCGGCGGCAAGTCGCTCACCGTGCCCGTGAAGGTCGAGAAGGCCGCCGAGGAACGTCCCATCAGCTTCACGCTCGACGTCATGCCCGTGTTCACGAAGGCCGGCTGCAACGTCGGCGGCTGCCACGGCGCGGCGCGCGGCAAGGACGGGTTCTTCCTGTCGCTCTTCGGCTACGACCCTGCGGGAGATTATCATCGCATCACCCGCGAGTTTCCCGGCCGCCGCATCAACCTCGCGCTGCCCGATGACAGCCTGCTCGTCGAGAAGGCGCTCGGGCGGGTGCCGCACACCGGCGGCGAACGCTTCAAGGCCGACAGCGAGCTCTATCACACGCTCATTCGCTGGCTCAAAGCCGGCGCGCCGAAGGACGCCGCGACCGTCGCGACCGTCGTGGACGTGGACATCAACCCGAAGCAGGCCGTGATCGAGGGCGCGGGCAACACGCAGCGGCTCAACGTCCGCGCCGTGTATTCCGATGGCACCTCGCGCGACGTCACCGCGACCTCCGACTACCTCACAAGCAACGACGTCGCCGCCAAGGTGGACGGCTCCGGTCGCATCACGGCGGGCAGCCGGGGCGAGGCGTTCGTCATGGCGCGCTACGCCGGCTTCACCGTCGGCTCGCAAATTCTCGTCATCCCGAAGGACGCGAAGGCCGAGTTTCCGGCCGTCGCCGAGAACAACTACATCGACCGCCACGTCCACAACAAGCTGCGCAAGATTCGCATCACCCCGAGCGAACTGTGCGACGACGCGACCTTCATCCGCCGCGTGTATCTCGACATCACCGGCCTGCTGCCGTCGGCTGAGGACACGCGCAAGTTCGTCGCCGACAGCGACGCAAAGAAGCGCGAGAAGCTCGTGGACACGCTCCTGGCGCGCGACGAGTTCAACGACATCTGGGTGATGAAGTTCGCCGAGCTGCTCCAGGTGCGCACGGACAACAACCGCTTCCAATACAAGTCGGCGCTGCACTACTACACGTGGCTGCAGGAGCAGTTCGCCAAGAACGTGCCGATGAGCGAGCTCGTGCAGGACCTCCTCACGTCCAAGGGCGGCACCTTCTCGAATCCCGCGGCGAACTTCTACAAGGTCGAGACCGACGTGCTCAAGATGACCGAGAACGTCGCGCAGGTGTTCATGGGCATGCGCATCCAGTGCGCCCAGTGCCACAACCACCCGTTCGACAAGTGGAAGATGGACGACTACTACAGCTTCGCCGCGTTCTTCTCGCAGGTCGGCCGCAAGACCGGCGAGGACCAGCGCGAGACGATCGTCTTCAACTCCGGCAGCGGCGGCGTCCGCCACCCCGTCGGCAACAAGGACATGCCGCCCAAGTTCCTCGGCGGCGCGCAGCCGGAGATCGCCCGCGGCGCCGACCGGCGCGAAATCGTCGGCAAGTGGCTCGCCTCGCCCGAGAATCCCTTCTTCGCGCGCAACCTCGCCAACATCGTCTGGGCGCACTTCTTCGGACAGGGCATCGTGGAGCCCGTGGACGACGTGCGCATCAGCAACCCGCCGTCCAACCCGGAGTTGCTCGACGCGCTCGCCACCGAGTTCACGAAGTCCAACTACAACTTCCGCAAGCTCGTCCGCGACATCTGCACCTCGCGCGCCTACCAGCTCTCGCCCAAGTCCAATGAGACCAACGCGAGCGACACGCGCAACTTCGCCAAGGGCTCCATCCGCCGGCTGCGCGCCGAGGTCCTGCTCGATTGCATCAATCAAGTCACCGTCGCCAAGGACAAGTTCCGGGGGTTGCCGCTCGGCGCGCGCGCGGTCGAAATCGTGGACGGCCGCACCACCACGTTCTTCCTCACCACCTTCGGCCGCGCCGACCGCGGCACCGTCTGCTCGTGTGAGGTCAAGATGGAGCCGAACCTCTCGCAGGCGCTCCACCTTCTCAACGGTGACACCGTGAACACCAAGGTCGCCAGCGGCGGGTTCGTGCGCTCGCTGCTGCGCGATGGCCGTGCACCGGCCGACGTCATCGACGAGATGTATTTCCGGTGCTTCTCGCGCCCGCCGACCAGCGAGGAAAAGACCAAGCTCGTCGCCTTTGTGAAGGACGCCAAGAACGACCAGGAAACATCCGACATCCTCAACGACATTTTCTGGTCCGTGCTGAACTCGAAGGAGTTCATCTTCAATCACTGAGCCGTTCCACGCCGCG includes:
- a CDS encoding DUF1549 domain-containing protein; this encodes MKMLPAILFLCAPLAALAAKAPDLLDVKVWPAEVTLSTKQARQALAVQATFSDTTTQDVTEKATYTFGDKTLVKFDKGVMTPLADGKTELVIKFGGKSLTVPVKVEKAAEERPISFTLDVMPVFTKAGCNVGGCHGAARGKDGFFLSLFGYDPAGDYHRITREFPGRRINLALPDDSLLVEKALGRVPHTGGERFKADSELYHTLIRWLKAGAPKDAATVATVVDVDINPKQAVIEGAGNTQRLNVRAVYSDGTSRDVTATSDYLTSNDVAAKVDGSGRITAGSRGEAFVMARYAGFTVGSQILVIPKDAKAEFPAVAENNYIDRHVHNKLRKIRITPSELCDDATFIRRVYLDITGLLPSAEDTRKFVADSDAKKREKLVDTLLARDEFNDIWVMKFAELLQVRTDNNRFQYKSALHYYTWLQEQFAKNVPMSELVQDLLTSKGGTFSNPAANFYKVETDVLKMTENVAQVFMGMRIQCAQCHNHPFDKWKMDDYYSFAAFFSQVGRKTGEDQRETIVFNSGSGGVRHPVGNKDMPPKFLGGAQPEIARGADRREIVGKWLASPENPFFARNLANIVWAHFFGQGIVEPVDDVRISNPPSNPELLDALATEFTKSNYNFRKLVRDICTSRAYQLSPKSNETNASDTRNFAKGSIRRLRAEVLLDCINQVTVAKDKFRGLPLGARAVEIVDGRTTTFFLTTFGRADRGTVCSCEVKMEPNLSQALHLLNGDTVNTKVASGGFVRSLLRDGRAPADVIDEMYFRCFSRPPTSEEKTKLVAFVKDAKNDQETSDILNDIFWSVLNSKEFIFNH